A single window of Vigna unguiculata cultivar IT97K-499-35 chromosome 1, ASM411807v1, whole genome shotgun sequence DNA harbors:
- the LOC114168410 gene encoding probable aquaporin SIP2-1, protein MGRISLLLADFVLSFMWVCSGVLLRVIVFKHLGFGHSPLAEVIKTTFSVANMFFFAFLVKISRGGAYNPLTVLADSITGNFNNFLYCVGARIPAQVVGSIVGVKFLIDTIPEVGQGPRLNVDIHQGALTEGLLTFAIVTISLGLATTIRENFFMKTWISSLTKLTLHILGSDLTGGCMNPASVMGWAYARGDHITKEHFFVYWLAPIEATILAVWTFKLLVQPAKEDNTTKKNKSD, encoded by the exons ATGGGACGAATCAGCCTTCTGCTTGCAGATTTCGTTCTGTCTTTCATGTGGGTATGCTCCGGTGTTCTTCTTCGCGTCATCGTCTTCAAACATCTTGGCTTCGGTCACTCACCCCTCGCTGAGGTTATCAAAACCACTTTCTCCGTCGCCAACATGTTCTTCTTCGCCTTCCTTGTCAAGATTTCGCGTGGCGGCGCCTACAACCCCCTCACCGTTTTGGCTGATTCTATCACTGGCAATTTTAACAACTTCCTCTACTGCGTTGGTGCTAGAATCCCCGCGCAG GTGGTTGGAAGTATTGTTGGCGTTAAATTTCTCATTGATACCATTCCTGAAGTGGGACAGGGACCACGTTTGAACGTTGACATTCATCAGGGTGCACTCACAGAAGGATTACTAACATTTGCAATTGTAACCATTTCACTTGGACTTGCCACAACAATCCGCGAAAATTTCTTCATGAAGACTTGGATTTCCAgcctcaccaaattaacactTCATATTCTTGGTTCTGACCTCACTGGTGGTTGTATGAACCCTGCATCA GTAATGGGATGGGCTTATGCTCGTGGGGATCACATAACAAAGGAGCACTTCTTTGTATACTGGCTTGCTCCCATAGAGGCAACTATTTTAGCAGTGTGGACATTCAAATTGCTGGTGCAACCTGCAAAAGAAGATAACacaaccaaaaaaaataaatctgattGA